The following are from one region of the Brienomyrus brachyistius isolate T26 chromosome 4, BBRACH_0.4, whole genome shotgun sequence genome:
- the LOC125740039 gene encoding extended synaptotagmin-2-like isoform X2 has translation MTGGVDDKVHGAAPGSTNPKEKESKVAPSPEPPSVIDDVGKTWMQFAKSFVLILPVYVMGFLGFSFSWILIGVLALLWWRRNKGEKSTRFHRALAFLDEEVEEVAVKSSLSATELPSWVQFPDVERVEWLNKTVKQMWPYICQFVDKLFRDTIEPAVKEANAHLSTFCFTKIDLGDKPLRINGVKVYTENVDKRQVIMDLQISFAGKTEINVDIKRYYCRAGIKSIQLSGIMRVVMEPLLGDIPLVGALSLFFLNKPLLDINWTGLTNMLDIPGINGLCDGLIQDIIYSNLVLPNRITIPLVGKDELQRLRFPMPKGVLRIHFVEAQDLEGKDTYLGGLIKGKSDPYGVIRIGNQVFQSKTIKENLNPKWNEIFEILVYDQSGQNIDIELYDEDPDKDDFLGSLMIDIDEVQKEQKVDEWFTLEEVITGKLHLKLEWLSLLSSPEKLDQVLTSVKADRIQSTEGLSSCLLVTYLDSARKLPLGKKAHSEPSPYVQFYVGKKKQESKIRYKTSEPVWEESFSFLIHNPLIQELKVEVKDDKHKSSLGTLTMPLTELLQAEDMLLDQSFPLKNSGPNSTLKLKIALKVLALEKDSLPDHPSSVQVKKASAGAPASPTHKGVPNATIPGPAPKGVSNAVPQGPASKGIPNVASPGPAPESVSSIAPPGPAPKSMSSAASPGPAPMSTSELPVPLPVLAPAPHMELPRHGSFSRMSRGGLSTSNLTLSRHYKGSSASIASDISLPVAAQELKRRLYQLQNGGVDLGDTPLGQVQMTLRHSAQRNQLIVVLHCCRNLIPFNKDGSDPYVRLYLLPNKSRSGRRKTRTMKKTQNPVYDQTFEFSVPQTELYKRILDVTVKNGGGILPKHKGLLGKVLVELTSKDILVGYTQWFDLSEDGYGTTGLA, from the exons ATGACCGGCGGGGTGGATGATAAGGTCCATGGAGCAGCACCGGGATCCACGAATCCGAAGGAGAAAGAGAGCAAAGTTGCGCCGTCGCCGGAGCCGCCGTCAGTCATAGACGACGTGGGGAAGACATGGATGCAGTTTGCGAAAAGCTTCGTGCTCATCCTCCCTGTCTATGTGATGGGCTTTTTGGGCTTCAGCTTCAGCTGGATTTTAATCGGGGTGCTGGCGCTCTTGTGGTGGCGGAGGAACAAGGGGGAGAAAAGCACTCGGTTTCACCGAGCATTGGCTTTCCTGGACGAGGAAGTGGAGGAGGTCGCTGTAAAATCGAGCCTGTCAGCTACTGAGCTGCCGTCCTGG gttCAATTTCCCGACGTGGAGAGGGTGGAATGGTTAAACAAG ACGGTCAAACAGATGTGGCCCTACATCTGTCAGTTTGTGGACAAGCTGTTTCGCGACACCATCGAGCCGGCAGTGAAGGAGGCCAACGCGCACCTTAGCACCTTCTGTTTCACTAAGATTGACTTGGGAGACAAA CCACTCAGGATCAACGGTGTGAAGGTGTACACCGAGAACGTGGACAAGCGGCAGGTGATCATGGACCTGCAGATCAG CTTTGCGGGAAAGACGGAAATCAACGTGGACATCAAGCGGTATTACTGCAGAGCGGGGATCAAGAGCATACAG cTCAGCGGCATCATGAGGGTCGTCATGGAGCCGTTGCTAGGCGACATACCGCTGGTCGGCGCACTGTCCCTTTTCTTCTTGAATAAGCCG TTACTAGACATCAACTGGACAGGCCTTACAAACATGCTGGATATTCCTGGGATAAA TGGCCTGTGTGACGGCCTGATCCAGGACATCATCTACAGCAACCTGGTGCTGCCCAACCGCATCACCATCCCCCTGGTGGGCAAAGACGAGCTGCAGCGACTGCGCTTCCCCATGCCTAAG GGTGTCCTGAGAATACATTTTGTGGAGGCCCAAGACCTAGAGGGAAAGGACACATACCTGGGGGGGCTCATCAAGGGGAAGTCGGACCCCTACGGGGTCATCCGGATCGGAAACCAAGTCTTCCAGAGCAAGACCATCAAGGAGAACCTCAACCCCAAGTGGAACGAGATCTTTGAG ATCTTGGTGTACGACCAGTCGGGTCAGAACATAGACATCGAGCTGTATGACGAAGACCCAGACAAGGATGACTTCCTGGGGAG CCTGATGATTGACATAGACGAGGTGCAGAAGGAACAAAAAGTGGATGAG TGGTTCACGCTGGAAGAGGTCATCACTGGGAAGCTGCACCTGAAACTGGAGTGGCTGTCCCTACTGTCCTCCCCCGAGAAGCTGGATCAG GTCCTGACCAGTGTGAAGGCGGATCGGATCCAGTCCACCGAGGGCCTCTCGTCTTGTCTGCTGGTGACATACCTGGACTCGGCCAGGAAGCTTCCG CTGGGCAAGAAGGCGCACAGCGAGCCGAGCCCCTATGTGCAGTTCTACGTTGGCAAGAAGAAGCAGGAGAGCAAG ATCCGCTACAAGACCAGTGAGCCGGTCTGGGAGGAGTCCTTTTCCTTCCTTATCCACAACCCTCTCATTCAGGAGCTCAAGGTCGAG GTAAAAGATGACAAGCACAAATCCTCTCTGGGTACACTGACGATGCCCCTGACCGAGCTGCTGCAGGCTGAGGACATGCTGTTGGATCAGTCCTTCCCCCTGAAGAACTCCGGGCCCAACAGCACCCTCAAGCTGAAGATAGCGCTGAAG GTCCTGGCCCTGGAGAAGGACAGTCTGCCAGACCATCCTTCCTCCGTGCAAGTGAAGAAGGCCAGTGCCGGGGCACCTGCCAGCCCCACCCACAAGGGCGTGCCCAATGCCACAATCCCAGGCCCCGCCCCTAAGGGTGTCTCCAATGCTGTACCCCAAGGCCCCGCCTCCAAGGGCATACCCAATGTTGCATCCCCAGGCCCCGCGCCTGAGAGCGTGTCCAGTATCGCACCCcctggccccgcccccaagAGCATGTCCAGTGCTGCATCTCCAGGCCCTGCCCCCATGTCAACCTCTGAGCTGCCGGTGCCATTGCCAGTGCTGGCGCCAGCCCCCCACATGGAACTCCCCCGGCACGGGAGCTTTTCCAGGATGAGCCGTGGGGGTCTCAGCACCTCAAACCTGACCCTCTCAAGACACTACAAGGGCTCCTCAGCCAGTATCGCCTCCGACATCTCCCTGCCCGTCGCTGCACAGGAGCTCAAGCGAAGGCTGTACCAACTGCAGAA TGGCGGCGTTGACCTTGGCGACACCCCGCTGGGTCAGGTTCAGATGACGCTGAGGCACAGCGCACAAAGAAACCAGCTTATAGTGGTGCTGCACTGCTGCCG AAACCTCATCCCATTCAACAAAGACGGGTCAGACCCTTACGTACGGCTCTACCTGCTGCCAAACAAAAGCAGGTCTGGGAGAAGGAAGACCAGGACCATGAAGAAGACCCAGAACCCCGTGTACGACCAAAC GTTCGAGTTCAGCGTTCCTCAGACGGAGCTGTACAAGAGGATTCTGGACGTGACCGTGAAGAATGGGGGGGGCATCCTGCCCAAACATAAAGGTCTCCTGGGGAAG GTGCTGGTGGAACTGACATCAAAGGACATACTTGTTGGATATACACAGTG GTTCGATCTCTCTGAGGATGGCTACGGGACGACGGGACTGGCCTAG
- the LOC125740039 gene encoding extended synaptotagmin-2-A-like isoform X1 — protein sequence MTGGVDDKVHGAAPGSTNPKEKESKVAPSPEPPSVIDDVGKTWMQFAKSFVLILPVYVMGFLGFSFSWILIGVLALLWWRRNKGEKSTRFHRALAFLDEEVEEVAVKSSLSATELPSWVQFPDVERVEWLNKTVKQMWPYICQFVDKLFRDTIEPAVKEANAHLSTFCFTKIDLGDKPLRINGVKVYTENVDKRQVIMDLQISFAGKTEINVDIKRYYCRAGIKSIQLSGIMRVVMEPLLGDIPLVGALSLFFLNKPLLDINWTGLTNMLDIPGINGLCDGLIQDIIYSNLVLPNRITIPLVGKDELQRLRFPMPKGVLRIHFVEAQDLEGKDTYLGGLIKGKSDPYGVIRIGNQVFQSKTIKENLNPKWNEIFEILVYDQSGQNIDIELYDEDPDKDDFLGSLMIDIDEVQKEQKVDEWFTLEEVITGKLHLKLEWLSLLSSPEKLDQVLTSVKADRIQSTEGLSSCLLVTYLDSARKLPRNPLEFSPDGLKLGVDTLKLGKKAHSEPSPYVQFYVGKKKQESKIRYKTSEPVWEESFSFLIHNPLIQELKVEVKDDKHKSSLGTLTMPLTELLQAEDMLLDQSFPLKNSGPNSTLKLKIALKVLALEKDSLPDHPSSVQVKKASAGAPASPTHKGVPNATIPGPAPKGVSNAVPQGPASKGIPNVASPGPAPESVSSIAPPGPAPKSMSSAASPGPAPMSTSELPVPLPVLAPAPHMELPRHGSFSRMSRGGLSTSNLTLSRHYKGSSASIASDISLPVAAQELKRRLYQLQNGGVDLGDTPLGQVQMTLRHSAQRNQLIVVLHCCRNLIPFNKDGSDPYVRLYLLPNKSRSGRRKTRTMKKTQNPVYDQTFEFSVPQTELYKRILDVTVKNGGGILPKHKGLLGKVLVELTSKDILVGYTQWFDLSEDGYGTTGLA from the exons ATGACCGGCGGGGTGGATGATAAGGTCCATGGAGCAGCACCGGGATCCACGAATCCGAAGGAGAAAGAGAGCAAAGTTGCGCCGTCGCCGGAGCCGCCGTCAGTCATAGACGACGTGGGGAAGACATGGATGCAGTTTGCGAAAAGCTTCGTGCTCATCCTCCCTGTCTATGTGATGGGCTTTTTGGGCTTCAGCTTCAGCTGGATTTTAATCGGGGTGCTGGCGCTCTTGTGGTGGCGGAGGAACAAGGGGGAGAAAAGCACTCGGTTTCACCGAGCATTGGCTTTCCTGGACGAGGAAGTGGAGGAGGTCGCTGTAAAATCGAGCCTGTCAGCTACTGAGCTGCCGTCCTGG gttCAATTTCCCGACGTGGAGAGGGTGGAATGGTTAAACAAG ACGGTCAAACAGATGTGGCCCTACATCTGTCAGTTTGTGGACAAGCTGTTTCGCGACACCATCGAGCCGGCAGTGAAGGAGGCCAACGCGCACCTTAGCACCTTCTGTTTCACTAAGATTGACTTGGGAGACAAA CCACTCAGGATCAACGGTGTGAAGGTGTACACCGAGAACGTGGACAAGCGGCAGGTGATCATGGACCTGCAGATCAG CTTTGCGGGAAAGACGGAAATCAACGTGGACATCAAGCGGTATTACTGCAGAGCGGGGATCAAGAGCATACAG cTCAGCGGCATCATGAGGGTCGTCATGGAGCCGTTGCTAGGCGACATACCGCTGGTCGGCGCACTGTCCCTTTTCTTCTTGAATAAGCCG TTACTAGACATCAACTGGACAGGCCTTACAAACATGCTGGATATTCCTGGGATAAA TGGCCTGTGTGACGGCCTGATCCAGGACATCATCTACAGCAACCTGGTGCTGCCCAACCGCATCACCATCCCCCTGGTGGGCAAAGACGAGCTGCAGCGACTGCGCTTCCCCATGCCTAAG GGTGTCCTGAGAATACATTTTGTGGAGGCCCAAGACCTAGAGGGAAAGGACACATACCTGGGGGGGCTCATCAAGGGGAAGTCGGACCCCTACGGGGTCATCCGGATCGGAAACCAAGTCTTCCAGAGCAAGACCATCAAGGAGAACCTCAACCCCAAGTGGAACGAGATCTTTGAG ATCTTGGTGTACGACCAGTCGGGTCAGAACATAGACATCGAGCTGTATGACGAAGACCCAGACAAGGATGACTTCCTGGGGAG CCTGATGATTGACATAGACGAGGTGCAGAAGGAACAAAAAGTGGATGAG TGGTTCACGCTGGAAGAGGTCATCACTGGGAAGCTGCACCTGAAACTGGAGTGGCTGTCCCTACTGTCCTCCCCCGAGAAGCTGGATCAG GTCCTGACCAGTGTGAAGGCGGATCGGATCCAGTCCACCGAGGGCCTCTCGTCTTGTCTGCTGGTGACATACCTGGACTCGGCCAGGAAGCTTCCG CGGAACCCACTAGAGTTTAGCCCCGATGGGCTGAAGCTGGGTGTCGACACCCTAAAG CTGGGCAAGAAGGCGCACAGCGAGCCGAGCCCCTATGTGCAGTTCTACGTTGGCAAGAAGAAGCAGGAGAGCAAG ATCCGCTACAAGACCAGTGAGCCGGTCTGGGAGGAGTCCTTTTCCTTCCTTATCCACAACCCTCTCATTCAGGAGCTCAAGGTCGAG GTAAAAGATGACAAGCACAAATCCTCTCTGGGTACACTGACGATGCCCCTGACCGAGCTGCTGCAGGCTGAGGACATGCTGTTGGATCAGTCCTTCCCCCTGAAGAACTCCGGGCCCAACAGCACCCTCAAGCTGAAGATAGCGCTGAAG GTCCTGGCCCTGGAGAAGGACAGTCTGCCAGACCATCCTTCCTCCGTGCAAGTGAAGAAGGCCAGTGCCGGGGCACCTGCCAGCCCCACCCACAAGGGCGTGCCCAATGCCACAATCCCAGGCCCCGCCCCTAAGGGTGTCTCCAATGCTGTACCCCAAGGCCCCGCCTCCAAGGGCATACCCAATGTTGCATCCCCAGGCCCCGCGCCTGAGAGCGTGTCCAGTATCGCACCCcctggccccgcccccaagAGCATGTCCAGTGCTGCATCTCCAGGCCCTGCCCCCATGTCAACCTCTGAGCTGCCGGTGCCATTGCCAGTGCTGGCGCCAGCCCCCCACATGGAACTCCCCCGGCACGGGAGCTTTTCCAGGATGAGCCGTGGGGGTCTCAGCACCTCAAACCTGACCCTCTCAAGACACTACAAGGGCTCCTCAGCCAGTATCGCCTCCGACATCTCCCTGCCCGTCGCTGCACAGGAGCTCAAGCGAAGGCTGTACCAACTGCAGAA TGGCGGCGTTGACCTTGGCGACACCCCGCTGGGTCAGGTTCAGATGACGCTGAGGCACAGCGCACAAAGAAACCAGCTTATAGTGGTGCTGCACTGCTGCCG AAACCTCATCCCATTCAACAAAGACGGGTCAGACCCTTACGTACGGCTCTACCTGCTGCCAAACAAAAGCAGGTCTGGGAGAAGGAAGACCAGGACCATGAAGAAGACCCAGAACCCCGTGTACGACCAAAC GTTCGAGTTCAGCGTTCCTCAGACGGAGCTGTACAAGAGGATTCTGGACGTGACCGTGAAGAATGGGGGGGGCATCCTGCCCAAACATAAAGGTCTCCTGGGGAAG GTGCTGGTGGAACTGACATCAAAGGACATACTTGTTGGATATACACAGTG GTTCGATCTCTCTGAGGATGGCTACGGGACGACGGGACTGGCCTAG